From Rutidosis leptorrhynchoides isolate AG116_Rl617_1_P2 chromosome 3, CSIRO_AGI_Rlap_v1, whole genome shotgun sequence, a single genomic window includes:
- the LOC139898025 gene encoding glycosyltransferase BC10-like, which translates to MRGKGEKDEFVFKDSSIGLMRLLCFLILFVIGVIVGLTSSSHVDRLFTSQPQKFYYMNYVTTAPAPSSDTNISKTDTLDHKNCSTNLVSCKNDDCLSMESFKMPKNLTHRMTDNELFWRASLVPDKPEYPFERVPKVAFMFMTRRPLPFLKLWERFFRDQDVNKYSVYVHTNPGVRVSFDNSSVFYNRVIPSQKVYWGTVTLVDAERRLLSNALLDFSNERFVLLSESCIPIYNFPTIYDYLIGSTFSFLDSFDDPSRYGRGRYSRRMSPNIKLRDWRKGSQWFEMHRTLAIKIVSDTRYYNLFKSYCLPSCYPDEHYLPTFVNMFRGSLNSNRTVTYVDWSLGGPHPATFWAEHITENLIQSIRNNGTNCSYNKGKTSICFLFARKFHPSALDPLLGLSSTLGY; encoded by the exons ATGAGGGGTAAAGGTGAAAAAGATGAATTTGTGTTCAAAGATTCATCTATTGGATTAATGAGACTTCTATGCTTTTTAATACTATTTGTGATTGGTGTCATAGTTGGTTTAACTTCAAGTTCACATGTAGATAGGTTATTTACATCACAACCCCAAAAATTTTACTATATGAATTATGTAACTACTGCACCTGCACCTAGTTCTGATACTAACATTTCGAAAACGGATACTCTTGATCATAAGAATTGTAGTACTAATTTAGTTAGTTGTAAGAATGATGATTGTTTGAGTATGGAGAGTTTTAAAATGCCTAAAAATTTGACTCATCGAATGACCGATAATGAGCTGTTTTGGAGAGCTTCATTAGTGCCTGATAAGCCCGAGTATCCGTTTGAGAGAGTACCTAAGGTTGCTTTTATGTTCATGACAAGGAGACCACTTCCGTTTTTGAAGTTGTGGGAGAGGTTTTTTCGCGATCAGGATGTGAATAAGTACTCTGTTTATGTGCATACGAACCCTGGAGTTCGTGTTAGCTTTGACAATTCTTCGGTTTTTTATAATCGTGTGATTCCTAGCCAG AAAGTGTATTGGGGAACTGTAACACTTGTGGACGCGGAAAGGCGACTTTTAAGCAACGCGTTGCTCGATTTCTCCAACGAACGATTTGTTCTTTTATCAGAAAGTTGTATCCCTATATACAACTTCCCAACCATTTATGATTATCTCATTGGTTCAACTTTCAGTTTTCTCGACTCCTTTGATGATCCATCTCGTTATGGGCGTGGGCGTTACAGTCGACGCATGAGTCCCAATATCAAACTTCGTGATTGGAGGAAAGGATCTCAATGGTTTGAGATGCACCGAACTCTAGCCATCAAAATAGTCTCTGATACTAG GTATTATAATCTCTTCAAATCATACTGCTTACCATCTTGTTACCCGGATGAGCATTACCTGCCAACATTTGTCAACATGTTTCGTGGCTCATTAAATTCTAATCGGACAGTAACTTACGTTGACTGGTCGTTGGGGGGCCCACATCCTGCAACGTTTTGGGCAGAACACATTACAGAAAATTTGATACAATCTATCAGGAATAACGGAACAAACTGCTCGTATAATAAAGGTAAAACTTCCATTTGCTTCTTGTTCGCTCGGAAATTTCATCCGAGTGCACTTGATCCCTTACTCGGCCTCTCATCGACACTAGGATATTAA